In the genome of Blastopirellula marina, one region contains:
- the coxB gene encoding cytochrome c oxidase subunit II, which produces MLSILADASSSMFFPPERSTFAGDVDRLFDFIYYLSAFFFVAIVAVMVYFVLRYHRRKGHVETPSASHNEVLEITWSVIPSILVGFIFFYGFTKYLDMREAPENAYEIQVIAKQWSWQFIYPNGADSDELHIPVGQPVRFVLQSSDVLHSFYVPAFRIKMDCVPQRYTSTWVIANETTGEGIEKDAHEPYDLFCAEYCGKDHSRMLAKVYVHEQSDFDLWLEGAANYLEGIPPEEGGEKAFKKKGCTQCHSVEGDNSAKYAGPALNGQWGTERNVIPRGASSPEAVVMDENYIRESVREPNAKVVVGRKPVMPVFTPQLLKDNEINAIIAYLKSLK; this is translated from the coding sequence ATGCTTTCCATCTTGGCGGACGCCAGTTCGTCCATGTTTTTTCCGCCGGAACGATCCACCTTCGCGGGCGATGTCGACCGACTTTTTGATTTCATCTACTACCTCTCGGCGTTCTTCTTCGTCGCGATTGTAGCTGTGATGGTCTACTTCGTACTGCGTTATCACCGCCGCAAAGGTCATGTTGAAACGCCTTCCGCGTCGCACAACGAAGTCTTGGAAATTACCTGGAGCGTGATTCCGTCCATCCTGGTCGGTTTCATCTTCTTCTACGGCTTCACCAAATACCTTGATATGCGGGAAGCGCCGGAAAACGCTTACGAGATTCAGGTGATCGCCAAGCAATGGAGCTGGCAGTTCATCTACCCCAACGGGGCCGACTCCGACGAATTGCACATTCCTGTTGGTCAGCCGGTTCGTTTTGTTCTGCAATCGTCCGACGTGCTGCATAGCTTTTACGTCCCTGCTTTCCGTATCAAGATGGACTGTGTTCCTCAGCGATACACATCGACTTGGGTCATCGCCAACGAGACGACCGGGGAGGGCATCGAGAAAGACGCTCACGAACCATACGACCTGTTCTGTGCAGAATACTGCGGAAAAGATCACTCTCGCATGTTGGCGAAGGTGTACGTGCACGAGCAAAGTGACTTTGACCTGTGGCTAGAAGGTGCCGCGAACTACCTGGAAGGAATCCCACCCGAAGAAGGCGGCGAAAAAGCGTTCAAGAAGAAAGGTTGCACGCAGTGCCATTCGGTCGAGGGGGACAACTCGGCCAAATACGCTGGTCCGGCCCTTAATGGCCAATGGGGCACCGAACGCAACGTCATCCCACGTGGTGCGAGTTCGCCAGAAGCCGTCGTTATGGACGAAAACTACATCCGCGAATCGGTTCGCGAACCAAATGCGAAGGTAGTTGTGGGACGCAAACCGGTGATGCCCGTGTTCACGCCGCAGCTGCTCAAAGACAATGAAATCAACGCGATTATCGCTTACCTCAAATCGCTCAAGTAA
- a CDS encoding cbb3-type cytochrome c oxidase subunit I, whose translation MATITPDTQIDIGHNDDPSSNYLTSSRGFLSWAFTLDHKRIGVMYLVGIFSSFFLGGIMALLLRLHLFMPNGLFPEWLVNNDTYNQLFTLHGAIMTFLFIIPSVPAALGNFVLPLMVGAKDVAFPRMNLASFHLWVLGGIFFLIALVTTRLDTGWTFYTPYSIQTSTNVIAATIGAFILGFSSIFTGLNFIVTVNTMRPPGMTWFKMPLFMWATYATAIIQILATPVLGITLLLLMAERILQIGIFNPALGGDPILFQHFFWFYSHPAVYIMILPAMGIISELMSVYSRKPIFGYTFIAYSSIAIALLGFLVWGHHMFVSGQSPMTAVIFSGLTFSVSIPSAIKVFNWLATMYKGNINLATPMCYALSFIFLFSIGGLTGLFLGALATDIHLHDTYFVVAHFHYVMMGGTVIAFVGGLYHWWPKMFGVMYNEMFGRLFCLVVFIGFNLTFLPQFIMGSRGMPRRYATYVPEYQIFHQLSTIGAIVLGLGMVGAVTVLIVSLFKGRKAPANPWGAATLEWTCTSPPPYYNFEHAPAVGSPYDFSDLKYDPQVGGFVKDPEAANKPKTDSHH comes from the coding sequence ATGGCTACGATAACGCCAGACACACAAATCGACATCGGTCACAACGACGACCCAAGCTCGAACTACCTGACTAGTTCGCGTGGGTTTCTCTCGTGGGCCTTCACGTTAGATCACAAGCGGATCGGCGTGATGTATTTGGTCGGCATTTTCAGCTCGTTCTTTCTGGGCGGCATCATGGCGTTGCTGCTGCGATTGCACTTGTTCATGCCGAACGGCCTGTTCCCAGAATGGCTGGTCAATAACGATACCTATAACCAACTGTTCACGCTGCATGGCGCGATCATGACGTTTTTGTTCATCATCCCTAGCGTGCCTGCGGCACTCGGCAACTTCGTGTTGCCATTGATGGTGGGCGCCAAGGACGTCGCGTTCCCGCGAATGAACCTGGCCAGTTTCCACCTCTGGGTGCTGGGCGGTATCTTCTTTCTAATCGCCTTGGTTACCACGCGATTGGACACTGGTTGGACGTTCTACACGCCTTACAGCATCCAGACGAGCACCAACGTGATCGCGGCCACTATTGGTGCGTTTATCCTCGGGTTCAGCTCGATCTTCACCGGCTTGAATTTCATCGTCACCGTGAACACGATGCGTCCGCCAGGTATGACCTGGTTCAAGATGCCGCTGTTCATGTGGGCGACTTACGCGACTGCGATCATTCAGATTCTGGCGACGCCAGTTTTGGGTATCACACTTCTGCTATTGATGGCCGAACGAATCCTGCAGATCGGTATTTTCAATCCAGCGTTGGGTGGCGACCCGATTTTGTTCCAGCACTTTTTCTGGTTCTACTCGCACCCAGCTGTGTACATCATGATTTTGCCCGCGATGGGGATCATCAGTGAATTGATGTCGGTCTACAGCCGTAAGCCGATCTTCGGTTATACGTTCATCGCTTACAGCTCGATTGCGATTGCTCTGCTTGGTTTCCTGGTTTGGGGCCACCATATGTTCGTAAGTGGTCAAAGCCCAATGACGGCCGTGATCTTCAGTGGTTTGACCTTCAGCGTGTCAATTCCATCGGCCATCAAAGTGTTCAACTGGCTGGCCACGATGTACAAGGGGAATATCAACTTGGCTACGCCGATGTGCTACGCCTTGTCGTTTATCTTCCTCTTCTCGATTGGTGGTCTGACTGGGTTGTTCCTCGGTGCGTTGGCAACCGACATTCACCTGCACGACACTTACTTCGTTGTCGCTCACTTCCATTACGTGATGATGGGGGGTACCGTTATCGCATTCGTCGGTGGCCTCTATCACTGGTGGCCGAAGATGTTTGGTGTGATGTACAACGAAATGTTCGGTCGCTTGTTCTGCTTGGTGGTGTTCATCGGATTCAACCTCACCTTCTTGCCGCAGTTCATCATGGGTTCTCGTGGCATGCCTCGCCGATACGCAACCTACGTCCCGGAATACCAAATCTTCCACCAACTCTCGACCATCGGAGCGATTGTGCTCGGTCTCGGAATGGTGGGTGCCGTTACCGTGTTGATTGTCTCCCTGTTCAAAGGCCGCAAGGCACCTGCCAATCCTTGGGGTGCGGCAACACTGGAATGGACTTGCACGAGTCCTCCGCCCTACTACAACTTTGAACATGCTCCGGCTGTCGGTTCGCCTTACGATTTCAGCGACCTGAAGTACGATCCTCAGGTGGGCGGCTTTGTGAAGGATCCCGAAGCAGCGAATAAGCCAAAAACTGATTCGCATCACTAA